From Scomber scombrus chromosome 9, fScoSco1.1, whole genome shotgun sequence, one genomic window encodes:
- the LOC133985967 gene encoding protocadherin-1-like produces the protein MAVLRREVLLFLAVILLVSCGAAPTDILYRVPEEQPPNTLIGSLAADQGLPDTGHLYKLEVGTPYLRVDGKTGDIYTTEIPIDRETLRDCRNLFDGDKCFLEFEVSITDMVKGLGSGPRLIEGRIEVMDINDNTPQFSSPILTLSIPENTHIGALFSIPMATDRDSGTNGVAEYSLSTSPDADQLFSLQVAVDSDEKLPQLVVMGNLDREKKDSYDLNIRVVDGGRPPRASSALLRVTVTDQNDNAPKFERSHYEAELSENSPLGHSVLQVRANDGDTGTNGEIDYILHQPTETVQRLLRIDRSTGILYVKGLVDREEENFLKFAVVARDRGPNTKSSKVPVTINIRDQNDNAPAIEIRGIGLVTHQDGVANISEDMPIGTPVALVQVSDRDEGENAVVTCVVAGDVPFQLRPASESSNDRKRKYFLQTTTLLDYERLKDYRIEIVAVDSGNPALSSTNSLKVQVTDINDNTPIFSPTMLEVDFAEGNQPGDKVLDVVATDADSGTNAELAYSIIERSAAKLFEIDSHSGEVRVKNLLDREDTERYEFRVAAADKGLPSKTGTATIVINVLDRNDNDPKFMLSGYSFSVIENMPPLNPVGVVTVTDADKGENARVRLFVEPDNGKFVIQNGTGTILSSISFDREKESTYTFRLKAVDSGDPPRSSYVGVTINVLDENDNAPYVTKPANSSYTYLTPVTAPETRVEVVEAEDIDYGPNAELDYTITGGNPYGLFHISPTSGEITLAQEFTGKHNGLHRLVVRVSDKGKPPRHTTALVHVFVNDTKANVSLIEALVGHSLYTPLDRDIAGDPSNALAQRSNILYGSLAGIAGVILVIVAVVVIRHRLQKDTKSGYQAGKKESKDLYAPKQGPKNGKGKKSKKGKAPKPAKPLEEDEEATLQKGLKFNLINETVNDSPRIHLPLNYPPGSPDLGRHYRSNSPLPSIQLQPQSPSASKKHQAVQDLPATNTFVGTGDNNSTGSDQYSDYSYKANPPKYSNKQVGPYVNTAVYHRDIYWTNKVW, from the exons ATGGCGGTGTTGAGGCGGGAGGTTCTGCTGTTCCTGGCGGTCATCCTGTTGGTCTCCTGCGGCGCCGCGCCGACCGACATCCTGTATCGGGTTCCTGAAGAGCAGCCGCCAAACACGCTGATCGGAAGCTTGGCGGCGGACCAAGGCCTGCCCGACACCGGTCACCTCTACAAGCTGGAGGTGGGCACGCCGTACTTGAGGGTGGACGGCAAGACCGGCGACATCTACACCACCGAGATCCCCATCGACCGTGAGACGCTGAGAGATTGCCGCAACCTGTTCGACGGCGATAAGTGCTTCCTGGAGTTCGAGGTGTCCATCACCGACATGGTGAAAGGCCTCGGCTCGGGCCCGCGGCTCATCGAGGGCCGCATCGAGGTGATGGACATCAACGATAACACGCCACAGTTCTCCTCGCCCATCCTCACCCTGTCTATCCCCGAGAACACGCACATCGGCGCCCTCTTCTCCATCCCCATGGCGACCGACAGGGACTCCGGCACCAACGGTGTGGCAGAGTACTCGCTGTCCACCTCGCCGGACGCCGACCAGCTCTTCAGCCTGCAGGTCGCCGTGGACTCGGACGAGAAGCTGCCGCAGCTGGTCGTCATGGGCAACCTGGATCGTGAAAAGAAGGACTCGTACGACCTGAACATTCGCGTGGTGGACGGCGGGAGGCCGCCGAGGGCGAGCAGCGCTCTGCTGCGGGTCACCGTCACCGACCAGAACGACAACGCGCCGAAGTTTGAGAGGAGTCACTACGAGGCTGAGTTGTCGGAGAACAGTCCGCTGGGACACTCTGTGCTGCAg GTCAGAGCCAATGACGGAGACACCGGCACCAACGGAGAGATCGACTACATCCTCCATCAGCCGACAGAGACCGTCCAGAGGCTACTGCGCATTGACCGATCCACCGGCATCCTCTATGTCAAGGGTCTGGTGGACCGTGAGGAGGAGAACTTCCTCAAGTTCGCTGTGGTCGCCAGAGATCGTGGGCCCAACACCAAGAGCTCCAAGGTGCCGGTGACCATAAACATCAGGGACCAGAATGACAACGCGCCTGCCATCGAGATCCGAGGTATTGGCCTGGTGACGCACCAGGATGGCGTGGCCAACATCTCTGAGGACATGCCGATCGGTACACCGGTGGCGTTGGTCCAGGTGTCGGACCGTGACGAGGGGGAAAATGCGGTGGTGACGTGCGTGGTTGCCGGTGACGTCCCGTTTCAGCTCCGACCTGCGAGTGAGTCATCCAACGATCGGAAGAGGAAGTACTTCCTGCAGACAACTACCCTGCTGGATTACGAGCGTTTGAAGGATTACAGGATTGAAATTGTTGCGGTGGATTCTGGGAACCCGGCCCTGTCCAGCACCAACTCCCTCAAAGTTCAGGTCACCGATATTAACGACAACACGCCAATCTTTTCACCCACAATGCTAGAGGTGGATTTTGCAGAGGGCAACCAGCCCGGCGACAAGGTGCTGGACGTCGTAGCAACAGACGCAGACAGTGGCACAAATGCAGAGCTGGCCTATAGCATCATCGAGCGCTCGGCCGCCAAGCTCTTTGAGATTGACTCCCACTCCGGAGAGGTTCGCGTGAAAAATCTGCTGGATCGGGAAGACACGGAGCGTTATGAGTTCCGCGTGGCTGCAGCAGATAAGGGCCTTCCTAGCAAAACTGGCACTGCCACGATTGTGATTAATGTTCTGGACCGCAATGACAATGATCCCAAGTTTATGCTGAGCGGCTACAGCTTCTCCGTCATTGAGAACATGCCCCCGCTCAATCCTGTTGGCGTGGTGACCGTCACTGATGCCGATAAGGGTGAGAACGCCCGAGTGAGGCTGTTTGTAGAACCAGACAATGGCAAGTTCGTCATCCAAAACGGCACAGGAACCATCCTGTCCAGCATCTCCTTTGACCGGGAGAAAGAAAGCACCTACACCTTCCGCCTGAAGGCCGTCGACAGCGGTGACCCACCTCGTTCTTCCTACGTCGGTGTGACCATCAATGTACTCGACGAGAATGACAACGCCCCCTATGTCACCAAGCCAGCTAACTCCTCCTACACGTACCTGACACCTGTCACCGCTCCAGAAACTCGTGTGGAGGTGGTAGAGGCGGAGGACATAGACTATGGACCCAATGCTGAGCTGGACTACACCATCACTGGCGGCAACCCGTATGGCCTGTTCCACATCTCGCCCACCAGTGGGGAGATCACACTGGCGCAAGAATTCACTGGCAAGCACAACGGGCTGCACCGCCTGGTGGTGAGAGTCAGCGATAAAGGCAAACCTCCCCGCCACACCACCGCCCTGGTGCACGTTTTCGTCAACGACACCAAGGCCAACGTCTCCCTCATCGAGGCGCTGGTCGGACACAGCCTCTACACCCCTCTGGACAGGGACATCGCCGGAGATCCCAGCAATGCCCTCGCTCAGCGCAGCAATATCCTGTACGGCAGCCTGGCGGGTATCGCAGGCGTCATTCTGGTCATCGTAGCCGTGGTGGTCATCAGACACCGGCTGCAGAAGGACACAAAGAGCGGCTACCAAGCTGGCAAAAAGGAAAGCAAGGACCTATATGCTCCAAAGCAAGGCCCTAAAAACGGTAAAGGGAAAAAGAGCAAGAAGGGAAAAGCTCCCAAACCTGCGAAACCactggaggaggatgaggaggccACCCTCCAAAAAGGCCTAAAGTTTAACCTTATCAATGAAACCGTTAACGACAGTCCCAGAATCCACCTGCCACTTAACTACCCGCCGGGAAGCCCCGACCTGGGCCGTCACTACCGCTCTAATTCCCCATTGCCCTCCATCCAACTGCAGCCACAGTCGCCCTCCGCCTCCAAGAAGCACCAGGCCGTGCAGGATCTCCCCGCTACCAACACCTTCGTGGGAACGGGCGACAACAACTCAACGGGCTCCGACCAATATTCGGATTACAGCTACAAGGCCAACCCGCCCAAATACAGCAACAAACAGGTAGGACCGTATGTAAACACGGCAGTGTACCACAGGGACATCTATTGGACCAACAAGGTGTGGTAG